Proteins found in one Bacillota bacterium genomic segment:
- a CDS encoding Lrp/AsnC family transcriptional regulator, whose amino-acid sequence MEVIHPVDRQIIELLQADGRMSFVDMAARIGVTEGTIRRRFNQLREAGLIRIAAIADPFAVGFETAAFFGLRVDTADIESVVRELVALPEVHYVAAATGEYDVVARAYFANNQELADFVLRKLSKIQGIREINSSLLLRIYKRSYTWGVALPSSRS is encoded by the coding sequence TTGGAAGTCATCCACCCAGTCGACCGGCAGATCATCGAGCTCCTGCAGGCGGACGGCCGCATGTCCTTCGTCGACATGGCGGCCCGTATCGGGGTCACGGAGGGGACCATCCGGCGCCGTTTCAACCAGTTGCGCGAGGCCGGCCTCATCCGCATCGCGGCCATCGCCGACCCCTTCGCCGTCGGCTTCGAGACCGCGGCCTTCTTCGGCCTGCGTGTGGATACGGCGGACATCGAGAGCGTCGTCCGCGAGCTGGTGGCCCTGCCCGAGGTCCACTACGTGGCCGCCGCCACCGGCGAGTACGACGTGGTCGCCCGCGCCTACTTCGCCAACAACCAGGAGCTGGCCGACTTCGTCCTGCGCAAGCTGAGCAAGATCCAGGGCATCCGGGAGATCAACTCCTCGCTCCTCCTGCGCATCTACAAGCGCTCCTACACCTGGGGCGTCGCCCTGCCCAGCTCCCGCAGCTGA
- the miaB gene encoding tRNA (N6-isopentenyl adenosine(37)-C2)-methylthiotransferase MiaB: MVGKYYIRTWGCQMNERDSEVLAGQLEAMGYEAAEGPEEADVVLLNTCTVRDNADQKQLGEIGRLKPLKAARPEMILGVAGCMAQVPEAVERIRRQAPFVDLVFGTHNLHRLPELIERARRSDEMVVDVWQYAEGVQEHLPSRRASRVRAWVNIIYGCDKYCTYCIVPTTRGRERSRRPEEILAEVRGLVDAGYKEITLLGQNVNSYGHDLPEPYDFADLLREIDRVPGIGWVRYMTSHPRDFTPKLIETLAESEHICEHIHLPVQSGSDAVLRRMNRKYTVAQYLETVDRIRARIPEATLTTDIIVGFPGETEADFEATLDLVRRVRYDNAFTFVYSPRAGTVATRWLAGDPTTEEEKHRRLERLNDVVYAIAREKNETLVGREFDVLVEGPSKKDPSVFSARTRGNKLVLVPGGQVRAGEWARVRITRAHTWTLEAEAIGRPAGAEPAPGLVVAAATARAGGRR; this comes from the coding sequence ATGGTGGGCAAGTATTACATCCGCACGTGGGGCTGCCAGATGAACGAGCGCGACAGCGAGGTGCTCGCGGGTCAGCTCGAGGCCATGGGCTACGAGGCGGCGGAGGGGCCGGAGGAGGCGGACGTCGTCCTCCTCAACACGTGCACCGTCCGCGACAACGCCGACCAGAAGCAGCTGGGCGAGATCGGCCGGCTCAAGCCGCTCAAGGCGGCCAGGCCCGAGATGATCCTGGGCGTGGCCGGATGCATGGCGCAGGTGCCGGAGGCGGTAGAGCGGATCCGGCGGCAGGCGCCCTTCGTCGACCTGGTCTTCGGCACGCACAACCTGCACCGCCTGCCGGAGCTGATCGAGCGGGCGCGCCGGAGCGACGAGATGGTGGTGGACGTCTGGCAGTACGCCGAGGGCGTCCAGGAGCACCTTCCTTCCCGCCGGGCCAGCCGGGTCCGGGCCTGGGTCAACATCATCTACGGCTGCGACAAGTACTGCACGTACTGCATCGTCCCCACCACCCGCGGCCGCGAGCGGAGCCGGCGTCCGGAGGAGATCCTGGCCGAGGTGCGCGGGCTGGTGGACGCGGGCTACAAGGAGATCACCCTGCTCGGCCAGAACGTCAACTCCTACGGCCACGACCTGCCCGAGCCGTACGACTTCGCCGACCTCCTGCGCGAGATCGACCGCGTGCCCGGCATCGGCTGGGTCCGGTACATGACCTCGCACCCGCGGGACTTCACGCCCAAGCTGATCGAGACCCTGGCGGAGAGCGAGCACATCTGCGAGCACATCCACCTGCCGGTCCAGTCCGGCTCCGACGCGGTCCTGCGCCGGATGAACCGCAAGTATACGGTCGCGCAGTACCTGGAGACCGTCGACCGGATCCGCGCGCGGATTCCGGAGGCGACGCTGACCACCGACATCATCGTCGGCTTCCCGGGGGAGACCGAAGCGGATTTCGAGGCGACCCTGGACCTGGTCCGCCGGGTCCGCTACGACAACGCCTTCACCTTCGTCTACTCGCCGCGCGCCGGCACGGTGGCCACCCGCTGGCTGGCCGGCGACCCGACCACGGAGGAGGAGAAGCACCGCCGGCTGGAGCGGCTGAACGACGTGGTCTACGCCATCGCCCGGGAGAAGAACGAGACGCTGGTCGGCCGCGAGTTCGACGTCCTGGTCGAGGGGCCCAGCAAGAAGGATCCCTCGGTCTTCAGCGCCCGCACCCGGGGTAACAAGCTGGTCCTGGTGCCGGGCGGGCAGGTGCGGGCCGGCGAGTGGGCCCGCGTCCGCATCACCCGTGCCCACACCTGGACGCTGGAGGCGGAGGCGATCGGGCGGCCGGCCGGCGCCGAGCCCGCGCCCGGCCTGGTCGTGGCGGCCGCGACCGCGCGGGCAGGTGGCCGGCGATGA